A single genomic interval of Ischnura elegans chromosome 3, ioIscEleg1.1, whole genome shotgun sequence harbors:
- the LOC124155200 gene encoding uncharacterized protein LOC124155200: MECKPKRSCFKCNQHHHTLLHQDKPHHVESPRVNSEQTGTSQDQETRASVRPQLSYHTMRRKSISQVLLSTAVIQVRDKTGRWVNCRALLDSGSQTHFITEHCAQLLGAQKKRKHIPLQGFNSITSSTTHTVDIEIKSITTDFTAKLNCAVLPEITGNLPTTLISCKNLGLPRNIQLADPRFNEPQKINILIGAELFCKLLLPEQKTRPGPYPVLQNTKLGWILSGEYKTDPDQVNLTQQLTLLARSDSTLEQQLRKWWDIEEMEQPVHSKEEQLCEKHFTTPTVRDDNGRFIVRLPTKNSIENLGDSRETALLRFHQIERRLERNIALKKDYTNFMQEYEELGHMILSTEEGGVKYYLPHHPVFKEVSSTTRLRVVFDASTLTTNGKSLNDMLLVGPTIQQDLWSITMRFRFHPVALTTDISKMYRQILMHPEDQGLQRVLWRKDPNEDLREYKLTTVTYGTAAAPFLAVRCLQELAMRERENYPEAAEILTRDFYVDDGLTGSDTPESAIKLQRELQELLELGGFQLRKWCSNDSKVLEAIPTQLKELNHSLSDDDSQMVKTLDSTVTLAWVSGCPTKWKTFVANRVVEIQSSTNPQDWKHVPSRDNPADLISRGISAEMLPHQLMGSLPTSRIQPSRPFSSSGVDYAGPIYVKLGNSRSKVQTKAYIAIFICLATKAIHIELANQMAAGAADGPESMEMLVQRVSTYITATPEVDGNI; the protein is encoded by the exons ATGGAGTGTAAACCGAAACGCTCATGCTTCAAATGTAATCAACATCACCACACCTTGTTGCACCAAGACAAGCCACACCACGTCGAGTCACCAAGAGTCAATTCAGAACAGACAGGAACAAGTCAGGATCAAGAAACCCGTGCTTCAGTACGGCCTCAGCTGAGTTATCACACAATGAGAAGAAAATCAATATCGCAAGTATTACTGAGCACAGCTGTCATCCAAGTCAGAGACAAGACAGGACGGTGGGTCAATTGTCGAGCTTTACTTGATAGTGGCTCACAAACACATTTCATTACTGAACATTGTGCACAACTTTTGGGAGcacaaaagaaaagaaagcatatcCCACTACAAGGATTCAATAGCATCACGTCATCAACCACTCACACTGTGGACATAGAAATCAAATCAATAACGACTGATTTCACTGCTAAATTGAATTGTGCTGTACTTCCAGAAATTACAGGCAATTTACCAACAACACTTATCTCTTGCAAGAATCTAGGTTTGCCAAGAAATATTCAACTAGCTGACCCAAGATTTAATGAACCACAAAAAATCAACATCCTAATTGGAGCAGAACTGTTTTGTAAGTTACTGTTGCCAGAGCAAAAGACCAGACCTGGACCATACCCAGttcttcaaaatacaaaattgggTTGGATATTAAGTGGAGAGTATAAAACAGATCCAGACCAAGTAAATCTGACTCAACAACTAACTTTGCTTGCAAGAAGTGATTCCACGCTGGAACAACAGCTACGTAAGTGGTGGGACATCGAAGAAATGGAACAACCAGTTCATTCTAAGGAGGAACAGCTTTGTGAAAAACACTTCACAACTCCGACAGTACGAGATGACAATGGCCGCTTTATTGTAAGACTACCTACAAAAAACAGCATTGAAAATCTAGGAGACTCTCGAGAGACGGCACTGCTGAGATTTCACCAAATTGAAAGGAGATTGGAAAGGAATATTGCCTTGAAGAAGGACTATACAAACTTCATGCAAGAATATGAAGAGCTTGGACATATGATATTGAGTACTGAAGAAGGAGGAGTCAAATACTATCTTCCACATCACCCGGTGTTCAAGGAAGTAAGCTCTACAACAAGACTACGAGTCGTCTTTGATGCATCTACTCTTACAACCAatggtaaatcattaaatgatatGCTACTTGTTGGACCCACAATTCAACAGGATCTATGGTCTATCACCATGAGATTTAGGTTTCATCCAGTCGCCTTGACAACTGACATATCAAAGATGTATCGTCAGATACTGATGCATCCTGAAGACCAAGGACTACAAAGGGTCCTGTGGCGGAAAGATCCAAATGAGGATCTACGGGAGTACAAACTCACTACAGTAACATACGGCACAGCAGCAGCGCCATTCCTGGCAGTGAGATGTTTGCAGGAATTAgcaatgagagaacgagaaaactATCCCGAAGCAGCAGAGATCTTGACAAGAGATTTTTACGTGGACGACGGTTTAACTGGATCAGATACTCCAGAAAGTGCAATCAAACTACAAAGGGAACTACAAGAATTATTAGAACTAGGAGGATTTCAACTCAGAAAATGGTGTAGTAATGACAGCAAGGTGTTGGAAGCCATCCCAACGCAATTAAAAGAGCTAAACCATTCGTTGTCAGATGATGATAGTCAGATGGTGAAAACACTAG ATTCAACAGTAACCTTGGCATGGGTGTCTGGATGTCCAacgaaatggaaaacatttgttgCCAACCGAGTGGTTGAGATACAGAGCAGTACAAATCCTCAAGACTGGAAGCATGTACCATCTCGAGACAATCCTGCTGATCTTATTTCCCGCGGAATATCAGCGGAAATGCTTC CTCATCAGCTTATGGGCAGCTTACCAACATCTAGAATTCAACCAAGTCGACCATTTTCCAGCTCTGGAGTTGATTATGCTGGACCAATCTATGTCAAGCTAGGCAATTCGAGAAGCAAGGTGCAGACGAAGGCTTACATTGCTATATTCATCTGTCTTGCAACCAAGGCTATTCATATTGAATTG GCTAACCAGATGGCAGCGGGTGCAGCAGATGGTCCAGAGAGTATGGAGATGCTGGTCCAGAGAGTATCTACATACATTACAGCAACGCCAGAAGTGGACGGAAACATCTAA